The Lycium barbarum isolate Lr01 chromosome 12, ASM1917538v2, whole genome shotgun sequence genome includes a region encoding these proteins:
- the LOC132622059 gene encoding uncharacterized protein LOC132622059 isoform X2, with translation MKQQENKDLVSSLPVIPRLDRLDFLILEEKQGRNFSDSVIIKKTEEEDNEYCKTLSLSSALEEVHHKGTLIERLTALENRVLKLSLVMDEAKSSSSKSRDDKDEKANLQQKQLEEKASTTEAASLSTGKTDKVVGNAKIRRKSYRKWRLGWLHLGCN, from the exons atgaagcagcAAGAGAATAAAGACTTAGTTTCTTCCTTGCCTGTTATTCCAAGATTGGATCGCCTGGATTTCCTG ATTCTGGAAGAGAAACAAGGAAGAAATTTCTCAGATAGTGTCATTATAAAGAAAACAGAAGAAGAGGATAATGAGTACTGCAAAACTCTGAGTCTATCATCTGCACTGGAAGAGGTTCATCACAAAGGCACACTTATAGAGCGCCTCACTGCACTCGAGAACCGAGTTTTAAAG CTAAGCTTGGTAATGGATGAAGCGAAGTCTAGCTCATCAAAGTCAAGGGATGACAAAGACGAAAAGGCCAATCTCCAACAGAAACAACTCGAG GAAAAAGCCTCGACTACTGAAGCTGCATCTTTAAGTACTGGAAAAACGGATAAAGTTGTTGGCAATGCTAAAATTAGAAGGAAATCCTACAGAAAATGGCGCCTTGGCTGGCTCCATTTGGGATGTAATTAA
- the LOC132622059 gene encoding uncharacterized protein LOC132622059 isoform X1 gives MKQQENKDLVSSLPVIPRLDRLDFLLQILEEKQGRNFSDSVIIKKTEEEDNEYCKTLSLSSALEEVHHKGTLIERLTALENRVLKLSLVMDEAKSSSSKSRDDKDEKANLQQKQLEEKASTTEAASLSTGKTDKVVGNAKIRRKSYRKWRLGWLHLGCN, from the exons atgaagcagcAAGAGAATAAAGACTTAGTTTCTTCCTTGCCTGTTATTCCAAGATTGGATCGCCTGGATTTCCTG CTACAGATTCTGGAAGAGAAACAAGGAAGAAATTTCTCAGATAGTGTCATTATAAAGAAAACAGAAGAAGAGGATAATGAGTACTGCAAAACTCTGAGTCTATCATCTGCACTGGAAGAGGTTCATCACAAAGGCACACTTATAGAGCGCCTCACTGCACTCGAGAACCGAGTTTTAAAG CTAAGCTTGGTAATGGATGAAGCGAAGTCTAGCTCATCAAAGTCAAGGGATGACAAAGACGAAAAGGCCAATCTCCAACAGAAACAACTCGAG GAAAAAGCCTCGACTACTGAAGCTGCATCTTTAAGTACTGGAAAAACGGATAAAGTTGTTGGCAATGCTAAAATTAGAAGGAAATCCTACAGAAAATGGCGCCTTGGCTGGCTCCATTTGGGATGTAATTAA